ACAAATTTTAAGTGCAAGATTGAGTTCATTTTGAAATACCTTTTTGAtttgtataaaaaaaaatttaaaaactataTTCTATACAAAGAAATGACAGAATTACTAATTACTACTGTCACAACAAAAACCACCTTATAATGATGATATTTTTACCGTATTCATATTACACCAATTTTTGTTGCATTTTAAAATTTGGCAATTGGCTGTATATATGGATTTACCATGCAGTTAATAAGATTACACATTTAATTTTCTCATATGCTATTGTTTTTTAAATTAGACAATTGGCCGTATATATGGATTTATCATGCAATTAATAAGATTATGCATTTAATTTTCTATTCCTTGGTATGTGTAATTTGATGTTTTATAaaccttaataaaaaaaaatagattagaTCATTATCAAGTCAATATgataaaactaaaatacaaatacaaattttgaaatttttctCGGTCTGAACACAAACTCGATAGAATGTCTATAAGCATATACTCCCTTTGTTCTCCATTAATTGACACTGATTGCCttagcacggattttaagagTTTAGTGCAAAGTGAGTGGAAAAGGttattaaaatgtgagttacACTTTCATgtatcaattttataataaaatgagttagtgCAATATGAAGTccattattaaaaatagtaaaaaataataatgttaaTTAATTGGAGATAGACTAAAAAGTAAATTGATGGCAATTAATGGGGGACATAAAGATTACATGATAATAACAATACTATATAATTCAATTTTCGTCGATTAACTAATTCAATAAATgttaataataatgataatgggttacacaaaataaaaaacgcgaTAAAAGACTTGAGGATAGAAAGGTTCGATTAAATCATTTACTTAGAGCGTGTTCGTATCGTAATTTTCGTGTACACTCATTTACTATTCCCTTCGTCGCATAATAGGAGCCACATTTAGTGTGAGTACagatttaagaaatattattaaaaaaatatatgatttatttttttatattgattttataataggaTACCAGTGAAGTGAGTGAGTAAAATATAAGATGAAATCTGATTTTTATTATGGGACTGGAATTGTGGGACTGAGGGGAAATACTAATAAACCTTTTGACCGCAAAGTCAATTGACTCATCCCGCAGTCTAAAATTAAAACGGCCTTTCGAAACGCCAGAAATACGTCTAGGTTCAATGGACGACAAAAATTTCACTTTTGATGATAGTAACAAAACGCAATTAGGAGTCTTGTGGTAGGCACGtgacacacactcacacactcTCTCTTCATCGCCACCACCACCCCCAAATTCCTACTCACCATTCTTTTTTTGCTTCGCTTTCGTATTCATCATCATCCACTCTCTATTCTCTATCTACATTTCTCCTGCTTTCCTCAATAAAAAGTAGGAATTCTTTTGTCTCTGCTCTCTGCGTGACCCTGTTTCTAGTCGCTAGATGACGACGTCGTTTGCGGGTGCCTCCGTCCCCATAGCCAAGGATTCCTCGATCCCGACTGTTCCGTCGAGCTTCAGCGGCTTGAAGAGCGCTTCCACCTCTCTTCTGCTCTGTAAACGCCCTCAGCTTTTCCGTTCCTCCGCCGCCACTCAGCATCCCTCCTTAATCAGAGCTGTCTCCACGGTATCTTTATTTAAAAACGTGTATCTGTAATTTTTAATTCCTTCAATTCACTGGTTGTAGAAAACTTGGCTATAtgaaatggaaaagaaaaattgattataaactCGATTTCCAGATTGTTCACGCTAAAGCTTGAGGATCTATCGACTTTAatggagtatttgttttatattcCTCTTTTTATTCtgtttattactattattttaacaATGGTCATGAATGTCTGTTTGGTTATATACTACTCCGTATTTGTTATTTTAAAATCCTTAAATTCATTGGTAGTAGAAAATGGCAGCTATATTCAAAGGAGTGACATCTATGAtgaaatggaaaagaaaaataattacaaaatcgATTTCCAGTTCGTTCACATTTTTCTGTTGATTTTTGACTTAATCAAGAACCCTACCATGCCATGGCATAATTCAGGTCTCTGATGCACTCACATGTTCCCTTATTAGGATACATAATGCTGCACATATACCCAATATTATGCTACTTAGCTTTTTTACTGATGATCTCAACCTCCTCACTGTTGTTAAAATCTGAGTACTCACCTGCAAAATTTTGGTCGAGCATAAAGTGCTATAATACGATTGTTTTTCAGCTAATTCATTCTTTTGATGATATTGCACTTCTTCACAGCCTGTAAAGCCAGATGCCCCTGTTGAGCAGAAACGGAGCAAGGTCGAAATAATCAAAGAGCACAGTAACTTTATAAGATATCCTCTCAATGAGGAGTTGTTAACTGATGCCCCCAACATTAATGAGTCTGCCATACAATTGATCAAGTTCCATGGTAGCTATCAACAGTACAATAGAGATGAACGTGGTGGGAGGTCTTACTCCTTTATGCTTCGTACTAAGAACCCTTGTGGAAAGGTTTCAAACCAACTTTACCTGGCCATGGATGATCTAGCTGATGAGTTTGGGATTGGAACACTTCGTTTGACCACTAGGCAAACCTTTCAGCTTCATGGTGTTTTGAAGAAAGACCTGAAGACTGTAATGAGTACGATCATTAAAAGCATGGGTTCTACACTTGGTGCATGTGGTGATCTGAACCGAAACGTTCTTGCTCCAGCAGCCCCCATCCACCGAAAAGATTATTTATTTGCCCAGGAGACTGCAGAAAATATTGCTGCACTCTTAACTCCTCAGTCTGGTTTCTACTATGATATGTGGGTGGATGGGGAAAAAGTTATGTCTGCAGAACCTCCAGAAGTGGTGAAAGCTCGAAATGATAATTCGCATGGTACAAATTTTACTGATTCACCAGAGCCCATCTATGGAACTCAGTTCCTACCAAGGAAGTTCAAAATTGCAGTGACTATACCAGGAGACAATTCTGTCGATCTATTTACAAATGATATTGGTGTGGTAGTTGTGTCTGATGCTAACGGCGAACCCCAGGGTTTTAACATATATGTAAGTGAATTTCTATTTTGTATTGCAATTGTTTAATAGCATGCTATCTTTGAAACTCAACAGTGCTAATTCTGATACAATGATCATTGAAGGTTGGTGGTGGTATGGGGAGGACCCATAGAATGGAGAACACCTTCCCTAGGCTGGCAGAACCATTGGGTTATGTGCCAAAGGAGGATATATTATATGCTGTAAAAGCTATTGTGGTCACTCAaagagaaaatggaagaagagaTGATCGTAGATATAGCAGAATGAAATATCTAATTAGCTCGTGGGGAATTGAGAAGTTCAGGACTGTTGTTGAGGGGTACTATGGAAAGAAGTTTAAACCTTGCCATGAGTTGCCAAAGTGGGAATTC
This portion of the Salvia splendens isolate huo1 chromosome 10, SspV2, whole genome shotgun sequence genome encodes:
- the LOC121750093 gene encoding sulfite reductase 1 [ferredoxin], chloroplastic-like, encoding MTTSFAGASVPIAKDSSIPTVPSSFSGLKSASTSLLLCKRPQLFRSSAATQHPSLIRAVSTPVKPDAPVEQKRSKVEIIKEHSNFIRYPLNEELLTDAPNINESAIQLIKFHGSYQQYNRDERGGRSYSFMLRTKNPCGKVSNQLYLAMDDLADEFGIGTLRLTTRQTFQLHGVLKKDLKTVMSTIIKSMGSTLGACGDLNRNVLAPAAPIHRKDYLFAQETAENIAALLTPQSGFYYDMWVDGEKVMSAEPPEVVKARNDNSHGTNFTDSPEPIYGTQFLPRKFKIAVTIPGDNSVDLFTNDIGVVVVSDANGEPQGFNIYVGGGMGRTHRMENTFPRLAEPLGYVPKEDILYAVKAIVVTQRENGRRDDRRYSRMKYLISSWGIEKFRTVVEGYYGKKFKPCHELPKWEFESYLGWHEQGDGELFCGLHVDSGRIKGAMKTTLREVIEKYNLNVRITPNQNIILCDIRQAWKRPITTVLAQGGLLQPRYVDPLNVTAMACPAMPLCPLAIAEAERGIPDILKRVRAVFEKVGLKYKESVVIRITGCPNGCARPYMAELGLVGDGPNSYQFWLGGTPNQTTLATVFKEKVKIHDLEKVLEPLFYHWKRKRLAKESFGEFTNRMGKEKMLELVDKWEGIPQGPSQYNLKLFADKETYEKVDAIAKLQDKSAQQLAMEIIRNFVASNQNGKIE